In Ignavibacteriota bacterium, one genomic interval encodes:
- a CDS encoding response regulator: MSTNHSILVVDDEDGLRTLIASELTRIGYKVETANDGDIAIAHLRRAPFDVAILDIKMPKVDGIEVLKFINSNCPTTKAIMLTGFADLSYAMECKRYGAYDFIGKPFSFQDLLSTIETTIQEKTT, from the coding sequence ATGTCAACAAATCATTCAATTTTAGTCGTGGACGATGAGGACGGGTTACGAACGCTCATCGCTTCAGAGTTAACAAGAATCGGTTACAAGGTAGAAACAGCAAACGATGGTGACATCGCTATCGCTCATCTTCGGCGCGCTCCGTTCGATGTTGCCATTCTTGATATTAAAATGCCCAAAGTGGACGGCATCGAAGTTTTGAAATTTATCAACAGCAATTGCCCGACGACAAAAGCAATCATGCTGACCGGGTTCGCCGACCTTTCGTATGCTATGGAATGTAAGCGTTATGGAGCATATGATTTTATCGGAAAACCATTTAGCTTTCAAGACCTGCTTTCTACAATTGAAACAACGATACAAGAGAAAACGACGTGA
- a CDS encoding type II/IV secretion system protein, whose amino-acid sequence MAVMKTEELKKIPSKFNLEQFDVAVFAKDKIREMFRTGKLPTADAMAEEVILRAVKEGASDIHFEPTDFALRIRLGYEGVMKKLVSLPKDTAENLANVLKAKAGLNAFEKKKPQEGRFTIILGNVQLDLRISTLPAVTGERIALRILTKASHITKIEELGFSEVNLERMKKLYSRPSGLLLITGPAGSGKTTTAYATVNKLNTPEKNIFTVENPIEFKLDFATQVQPSTDKTFTTVDALRSILRQSPNVILVGDIRDAEAGNLTAEAAFIGTMVISTMLSSDAIGTVPRLLNFGISPYWLASSLVGIAHQQLVRKICEACKEEYQAGPEELERLGTGTWGQTQYYRGKGCEACNGTGYHERTAIQEILVINDQMRDLIYEQAPSVKLKEAAFNAGFEEIRADAKSKVTDGTTTIAEFVRSLG is encoded by the coding sequence ATGGCTGTTATGAAAACTGAAGAACTGAAAAAAATACCAAGTAAATTTAATCTCGAACAATTCGATGTCGCTGTGTTTGCGAAGGATAAAATCCGTGAGATGTTTCGCACGGGAAAACTTCCGACCGCGGATGCGATGGCGGAAGAAGTTATTCTTCGCGCGGTAAAAGAAGGCGCGTCCGACATTCACTTCGAGCCGACCGACTTTGCTCTCCGCATCCGTCTTGGATATGAAGGCGTGATGAAAAAACTTGTCTCGCTCCCGAAAGATACGGCGGAAAATCTCGCGAATGTTCTCAAAGCAAAAGCCGGGTTGAACGCGTTCGAAAAGAAGAAACCACAGGAAGGACGGTTCACGATCATTCTCGGAAACGTGCAACTTGATTTACGCATCAGTACATTACCCGCCGTGACAGGAGAACGGATTGCACTTCGTATTTTAACGAAGGCAAGTCACATTACGAAGATTGAAGAGTTGGGCTTTTCGGAAGTAAATCTTGAACGGATGAAAAAATTATACAGCCGTCCTTCCGGTTTATTACTGATTACCGGTCCGGCAGGAAGCGGGAAAACAACGACAGCGTACGCAACGGTCAATAAACTCAACACACCGGAAAAAAATATTTTTACCGTCGAAAATCCCATCGAGTTCAAACTCGATTTTGCAACGCAGGTTCAGCCGAGCACGGACAAAACATTCACCACGGTCGATGCGCTTCGTTCCATTCTTCGCCAGTCGCCCAATGTTATTTTAGTAGGGGATATTCGTGATGCAGAAGCGGGTAATCTTACCGCCGAAGCCGCATTTATAGGAACGATGGTCATCAGCACAATGCTTTCAAGTGATGCAATCGGAACGGTTCCTCGCCTTTTGAACTTCGGTATTTCTCCGTATTGGTTAGCATCCAGTCTTGTAGGAATAGCACATCAGCAACTGGTGAGGAAAATATGTGAAGCATGTAAGGAAGAGTATCAGGCAGGACCGGAAGAACTTGAGCGGTTGGGAACCGGAACATGGGGACAAACACAGTATTACCGTGGGAAGGGCTGTGAAGCGTGTAACGGAACCGGGTATCATGAACGAACGGCGATTCAGGAAATTTTGGTTATCAACGACCAGATGAGGGATTTGATCTATGAACAGGCGCCAAGTGTGAAATTGAAAGAAGCCGCGTTCAATGCCGGATTCGAGGAAATCCGGGCTGACGCAAAAAGTAAAGTCACTGATGGTACGACAACAATCGCGGAATTTGTCCGTTCATTGGGGTAA